A genomic segment from Triticum dicoccoides isolate Atlit2015 ecotype Zavitan chromosome 1A, WEW_v2.0, whole genome shotgun sequence encodes:
- the LOC119272323 gene encoding probable glutathione S-transferase GSTU6 — MAGDGELKLLGVWTSPFVIRVRVVLNLKSLPYEYVEESLGNKSALLLGSNPVHHSVPVLLHGGRPVNESQVIVQYIDEVWSGAGPSVLPADPYERAVARFWAAYVDDKVGPAWTGMLFSCKTEEERAEAVSRAVAALETLEGAFAECSKGKAFFGGDAIGFVDVVLGGYLGWFGAIDKIIGRRLIDPARTPLLARWEERFRAADAAKGVVPDDADKMLEFLPTVLAWVAAKAK, encoded by the coding sequence ATGGCGGGAGACGGCGAGCTGAAGCTGCTGGGCGTGTGGACGAGCCCGTTCGTCATCAGGGTGCGCGTGGTGCTCAACCTCAAGTCGCTGCCGTACGAGTACGTGGAGGAGAGCCTTGGCAACAAGAGCGCGCTCCTCCTGGGCTCCAACCCGGTGCACCATAGCGTGCCCGTCCTCCTCCACGGCGGCCGCCCCGTGAACGAGTCCCAGGTCATCGTGCAGTACATCGACGAGGTCTGGTCCGGGGCCGGCCCGTCCGTGCTCCCGGCCGACCCCTACGAGCGCGCCGTGGCGCGCTTCTGGGCGGCGTACGTCGACGACAAGGTCGGGCCGGCGTGGACGGGGATGCTCTTCTCGTGCAAgacggaggaggagagggcggAGGCCGTGTCCCGCGCCGTGGCGGCGCTGGAGACCCTGGAGGGCGCGTTCGCGGAATGCTCCAAGGGGAAGGCGTTCTTCGGCGGCGACGCCATCGGattcgtcgacgtggtgctcggcggctacctcggctggtTCGGGGCGATCGACAAGATCATCGGGCGCCGGCTGATCGACCcggcgaggacgccgctgctggccCGGTGGGAGGAGCGGTTCCGCGCGGCGGACGCGGCCAAGGGCGTCGTGCCGGACGACGCCGACAAGATGCTCGAGTTCTTGCCCACCGTGCTCGCTTGGGTCGCCGCCAAAGCCAAGTGA